A DNA window from Vigna angularis cultivar LongXiaoDou No.4 chromosome 1, ASM1680809v1, whole genome shotgun sequence contains the following coding sequences:
- the LOC108324725 gene encoding probable pectate lyase 5, which translates to MATTSTSLLFLLFSLLTPSLISSSPLQNPELVAQEVNRKINASVARRNLGYLSCGTGNPIDDCWRCDPNWEKNRQRLADCAIGFGKNAIGGKNGKIYVVTDSSDDNAVTPKPGTLRYAVIQEEPLWIIFARDMVIKLKEELIMNSFKTIDGRGASVHIAGGPCITIQYVTNVIIHGINIHDCKQGGNAMVRDSPRHYGWRTVSDGDGVSIFGGSHIWVDHCSLSNCNDGLIDAIHGSTAITISNNYMTHHDKVMLLGHSDAYTQDKNMQVTIAFNHFGEGLVQRMPRCRHGYFHVVNNDYTHWEMYAIGGSADPTINSQGNRFVAPDDRFSKEVTKHEDAPENEWKGWNWRSEGDLMVNGAFFTASGAGASSSYARASSLSARPSSLVGSITTNAGALNCRKGSRC; encoded by the exons ATGGCCACCACTTCCACCTCtctcctcttcctcctcttctctctcctcACCCCCTCTCTCATTTCTTCTTCACCGCTTCAAAACCCTGAATTGGTTGCCCAAGAAGTTAACAG GAAAATCAATGCCTCTGTGGCCAGGAGGAATTTGGGTTACCTGTCATGTGGGACAGGTAACCCAATAGACGACTGTTGGAGGTGTGACCCGAACTGGGAGAAGAACAGGCAGAGGCTGGCGGATTGTGCAATTGGGTTTGGGAAAAACGCGATTGGAGGAAAGAACGGGAAAATCTACGTGGTGACGGATTCAAGCGACGATAACGCGGTGACGCCTAAGCCGGGGACGCTCCGTTACGCGGTGATTCAGGAGGAGCCTCTTTGGATCATATTCGCGAGGGACATGGTGATTAAGCTGAAGGAGGAGCTTATAATGAACTCGTTCAAGACGATCGACGGAAGAGGAGCCAGCGTGCACATTGCGGGTGGGCCATGCATTACGATACAGTATGTGACGAATGTTATAATCCACGGGATAAATATTCACGACTGTAAGCAAGGGGGGAATGCTATGGTGCGGGACTCCCCAAGGCACTACGGGTGGAGGACCGTATCCGACGGTGATGGCGTGTCGATCTTTGGAGGAAGCCACATATGGGTTGACCACTGCTCCTTGTCTAACTGCAATGATGGGCTGATCGATGCCATTCATGGGTCTACCGCCATTACCATCTCCAACAATTACATGACTCACCATGATAAAGTGATGCTTTTGGGCCACAGCGACGCCTACACTCAAGACAAGAACATGCAGGTCACAATTGCTTTCAACCACTTTGGGGAAGGGCTCGTTCAGAGGATGCCAAG GTGTAGGCATGGATATTTTCATGTGGTGAACAATGACTACACCCACTGGGAAATGTATGCCATTGGAGGAAGTGCCGACCCAACCATCAACAGTCAAGGAAATAGGTTCGTTGCACCCGATGACAGATTCAGCAAAGAG GTGACAAAGCATGAGGATGCACCAGAGAATGAATGGAAAGGGTGGAATTGGAGGTCAGAAGGAGACCTAATGGTAAACGGTGCGTTTTTCACAGCATCGGGAGCAGGAGCCTCCTCTAGCTATGCAAGAGCCTCTAGCCTGAGCGCGAGGCCATCTTCGCTGGTGGGCTCCATAACGACCAATGCGGGTGCACTCAACTGCAGGAAGGGTTCCCGCTGCTGA